One window of the Colletotrichum lupini chromosome 9, complete sequence genome contains the following:
- a CDS encoding acetyltransferase, translated as MGYAILPALIPDIQKVYDSYFSAFTGDEMGEIMVKVLFPNGVDSEEFRKAHTAGTLAWWHHSDCQYTYKCVDTETGEIVGMALGDIYLRERTEEERKNHGVGWLEGKDRERAEAVLNPLHEAREKLFGGRRYIYSHVIAVDPKHQGRKAGALWCKWGAELSDSLGLPLYFESSPSTYKLYEKMGYETLDETIVHSAELMGQPEDTVVPLMVKMPACAGGMTFKEWRAAGYPAFNEVKSVPAASVVDMIGVDKKASNGSGGTCLREDWRDLVFDIDVLACLKIPQFG; from the exons ATGGGTTACGCAATTCTGCCAGCGCTGATTCCCGACATCCAGAAGGTCTACGATTCATATTTTAGTGCCTTCACTGGTGATGAGATGGGAGAGATCATGGTCAAAGTTCTCTTCCCCAACGGCGTAGACTCTGAAGAATTCCGCAAGGCACACACCGCTGGCACGTTGGCCTGGTGGCATCACAGCGACTGCCAGTACACCTACAAGTGCGTCGACACCGAGACTGGCGAGATAGTGGGCATGGCCCTGGGCGACATCTATCTCAGAGAACGTACCGAAGAGGAGCGCAAGAACCATGGTGTTGGCTGGCTCGAAGGCAAGGACAGAGAGCGAGCCGAGGCTGTTCTCAACCCCCTGCACGAAGCTAGAGAGAAGCTGTTTGGCGGTCGCCGCTACATCT ACTCCCATGTTATTGCGGTCGATCCCAAGCACCAGGGCAGAAAGGCCGGTGCCCTCTGGTGTAAGTGGGGAGCGGAACTCAGCGACAGCCTGGGTCTCCCTCTGTACTTTGAGTCGTCCCCTTCCACATACAAGCTCTACGAGAAGATGGGCTACGAGACTCTGGACGAAACGATTGTTCACAGCGCGGAGCTCATGGGACAGCCGGAAGACACAGTCGTTCCCCTCATGGTCAAGATGCCTGCATGCGCGGGGGGTATGACTTTCAAGGAGTGGCGTGCTGCCGGGTACCCTGCCTTCAATGAGGTCAAGAGCGTCCCGGCCGCTTCCGTGGTCGATATGATTGGTGTCGACAAGAAGGCTAGCAATG GTTCAGGAGGTACATGTCTGAGAGAAGACTGGAGGGACCTTGTATTTGATATCGACGTTCTAGCATGCTTGAAAATTCCCCAATTTGGTTAA